A section of the Triticum dicoccoides isolate Atlit2015 ecotype Zavitan chromosome 7A, WEW_v2.0, whole genome shotgun sequence genome encodes:
- the LOC119329218 gene encoding mediator of RNA polymerase II transcription subunit 17-like, with protein sequence MGDDLRLDLDKLPIKRLEAIDEAGNEHYPPDTSSEEQRLAAIRRVDFSWVVERDAKKAKKAAAEDAAQKAWPWQGLHESLQLAQQELTVVLDLISTVEANDTVAVATISKPRPLPDEVLVDMAVSAATKLQRLRHLGRYFKQSAKTMQQQFQKEARFYGSLIRLQQNWKVKRQRGNAPGINSFMFDVVDTSQLDTAAMPRMSSLSLVPIDQDSSGTLSVQVPQKSCRFLSLQFRRDSANGPESYACRTKGVSSTTSSAAEDDVLGDDDDVNKSVKQAHSILRNIHKSIFEEQVLDMVIRETFVQTQGVNVTGMREDFLQLAIGEESLLCLSLVDSGQDGDSEMAGHEEHNNSEANLVLATTNGKQEPSKRDTSGFLNPKSLEIYLLHLFHENILRKVREKYRNIVRYQSPAQSAESAGEDCGLLSHFCMTVAHKTYSKKVQLELESVVSRVPYLQLRSLPTWHSRTSSWSLCLRVPQPILAADRPTKPSDNGEPKYKSSRTQFNTKIVLKDGQISLLGEGSPSIAGSLTRKPSDGYLINSYNCDLEDLPTMVLQQVASQIINWLHEEALVLGMSVTRDFLCLYFDLEHGDTLGLVAHVDPDDEYGCISWYLTVDHPAEDDGKAPAADDPWAEKRRFLGYLSLEVLYSTLLDLINLCGTGARPLR encoded by the exons ATGGGCGACGACCTCCGGCTGGACCTGGACAAGCTCCCCATCAAGCGCCTCGAGGCCATCGACGAGGCCGGCAACGAGCACTACCCGCC GGACACCAGCAGCGAGGAGCAGCGGCTGGCGGCCATCCGCCGGGTCGACTTCTCCTGGGTCGTCGAGCGGGacgccaagaaggccaagaaggcggcgGCCGAGGACGCCGCCCAGAAGGCCTGGCCCTGGCAGGGCCTCCACGAGAGCCTGCAGCTCGCGCAGCAGGAGCTCACCGTCGTCCTCGACCTCATCTCCACG GTCGAGGCGAACGACACCGTGGCCGTCGCGACCATTTCCAAGCCCAGGCCGCTGCCGGACGAAGTCCTCGTCGACATGGCCGTCTCCGCCGCCACCAAGCTCCAGCGGCTGCGG CATCTGGGACGGTACTTCAAACAATCGGCAAAGACGATGCAGCAGCAGTTCCAGAAGGAGGCTAGGTTCTACGGCTCATTGATCAG GTTGCAGCAGAACTGGAAAGTCAAGAGGCAGCGTGGGAATGCTCCAGGAATCAACAGCTTCATGTTTGATGTGGTTGACACTTCTCAGTTGGACACGGCAGCGATGCCACGGATGTCGTCGTTGTCACTGGTTCCGATTGACCAGGACTCGTCGGGCACTTTGTCTGTACAAGTCCCCCAAAAGTCGTGCCGTTTCTTGAGCCTTCAGTTCCGCCGGGACAGTGCCAACGGCCCAGAAAGCTACGCTTGCAGAACAAAAGGTGTCTCAAGCACTACTTCTTCTGCAGCGGAAGATGATGTGTTGGGGGATGATGATGATGTCAATAAGTCTGTCAAACAGGCACATTCCATTCTTCGCAATATCCACAAGTCTATATTTGAGGAGCAG GTATTGGATATGGTGATCCGTGAGACGTTTGTCCAAACTCAAGGTGTCAACGTAACTGGAATGCGTGAGGATTTTCTCCAACTAGCAATTGGCGAGGAGAGTTTGTTGTGCCTTTCACTTGTGGATTCTGGACAGGATGGTGACTCAGAAATGGCAGGCCATGAAGAGCATAATAATTCAGAGGCGAATCTTGTGCTAGCCACCACCAATGGGAAGCAGGAGCCTTCAAAAAGGGACACCTCAGGGTTTCTTAACCCGAAAAGTCTGGAGATTTACTTGCTACACCTGTTCCACGAGAACATTCTCAGAAAAGTCAGGGAGAAATATCGTAATATTGTTCGCTACCAGAGTCCTGCTCAGTCCGCAGAGTCTGCAGGTGAAGATTGTGGCTTGCTAAGTCATTTCTGCATGACAGTGGCTCATAAAACATATTCAAAAAAAGTGCAGCTGGAGCTAGAGAGTGTG GTTAGCAGGGTTCCTTATCTCCAGCTGCGGTCCCTTCCTACATGGCACTCTAGAACTTCTTCCTGGTCTCTCTGCTTAAGAGTTCCGCAACCCATTTTGGCTGCTGATCGGCCCACGAAGCCTTCGGACAATGGCGAGCCCAAGTACAAATCTTCCAGGACACAGTTCAACACGAAGATTGTCTTGAAGGACGGCCAGATAAGTTTGTTGGGCGAGGGTTCTCCGAGCATCGCCGGGTCGTTGACTAGGAAGCCCTCTGATGGTTATCTGATAAACAGTTACAATTGTGACTTGGAGGACCTCCCAACGATGGTTCTGCAGCAG GTTGCGAGCCAGATAATAAACTGGCTCCACGAGGAGGCTTTGGTCCTGGGGATGAGTGTGACTCGGGATTTCCTGTGCCTCTACTTCGACCTGGAGCACGGTGATACGCTGGGCCTGGTGGCGCACGTGGACCCGGACGATGAATACGGGTGCATCTCATGGTACCTGACTGTCGACCACCCGGCGGAGGATGACGGGAAGGCACCAGCGGCGGACGACCCCTGGGCTGAGAAGCGCAGGTTCCTGGGGTACCTGTCCCTGGAGGTGCTCTACTCCACCCTCCTGGACCTCATCAACCTCTGCGGCACTGGCGCCCGCCCGCTGAGATGA